The following are encoded together in the Methanosarcina flavescens genome:
- a CDS encoding ferritin-like domain-containing protein — MEEVKNLKGIEEAVALAIEREKEARDFYLSKAALMEDPKFKELYEYLADEEAGHITYLEVYRDTKQLPVISTKTKSGQSFTPEFNVTQTKQYIMLHMYDQQTTFPPEFDTIRTTSGEAKLGDAGIHIAAMRHERKSEDFYSELAKRVGDDTQKNFFEMLARYERSHYEVLDSYLDYITGFRMQT; from the coding sequence GTGGAGGAAGTAAAAAATCTTAAGGGAATTGAAGAAGCAGTAGCTCTGGCGATTGAGAGAGAAAAAGAAGCAAGGGACTTCTACCTGAGTAAAGCCGCTTTAATGGAAGATCCTAAATTTAAGGAGCTTTATGAATACCTGGCAGATGAAGAAGCAGGGCATATAACCTATCTTGAAGTGTACCGTGATACAAAACAATTGCCCGTAATCAGTACGAAAACAAAAAGCGGCCAGTCTTTCACTCCAGAGTTCAATGTTACTCAAACAAAACAATATATAATGTTACACATGTACGATCAACAGACAACTTTCCCTCCTGAGTTCGATACAATTCGAACGACAAGTGGTGAAGCTAAACTTGGGGACGCCGGCATCCATATTGCAGCTATGAGGCACGAGAGAAAAAGCGAGGACTTTTATTCGGAACTAGCAAAAAGAGTTGGAGACGATACACAGAAAAACTTCTTCGAGATGCTGGCAAGATACGAGAGAAGTCATTATGAGGTTCTTGACAGTTATCTTGATTACATCACCGGCTTCAGGATGCAGACTTGA
- a CDS encoding type II toxin-antitoxin system HicB family antitoxin gives MEEIYKFSAVIHKEDKWYVSWCPELDVASQGETIEETIDKLKEAV, from the coding sequence ATGGAAGAGATCTATAAGTTTTCAGCCGTAATCCACAAAGAAGATAAATGGTATGTCTCCTGGTGCCCGGAGCTTGACGTAGCAAGCCAAGGAGAGACAATCGAGGAAACTATTGATAAGCTCAAAGAGGCTGTATAA
- a CDS encoding SDR family oxidoreductase codes for MKNLFDLTGRVAIVTGASSGLGVDFAKALANQGANLALVARREEKLKEVQKEIEKLGVTCRYYVCDVTKTDQIKDVVERVEKDFGRIDILVNNAGLGLVDAAEKTTDEMWRTMVDTNLNGVYFFAREVGKVMLKQKYGRIINIGSIHSTVSMKGLPVTAYCATKGGVLMLTKALATEWAKEGITVNAIGPGYFALGMAEGVVADPEFAKIIEYMSPMGRAGRSGELDTTVIYLASDASTFITGQIITVDGGWTAL; via the coding sequence ATGAAGAATCTATTTGATTTAACCGGAAGAGTTGCTATTGTAACAGGGGCTTCTTCAGGGCTTGGAGTGGATTTTGCAAAAGCTCTGGCAAATCAGGGTGCAAATCTTGCTTTAGTCGCACGCAGGGAAGAAAAATTAAAGGAAGTACAGAAGGAAATTGAAAAACTCGGCGTAACCTGCCGCTATTACGTGTGTGATGTAACGAAAACCGATCAAATTAAAGATGTTGTAGAGCGGGTGGAAAAAGACTTCGGCAGAATTGATATTCTTGTAAATAATGCCGGGCTTGGGCTTGTTGATGCTGCTGAAAAAACAACAGATGAAATGTGGCGCACAATGGTTGATACCAACCTGAACGGGGTTTATTTCTTCGCCCGCGAGGTCGGAAAAGTAATGCTGAAGCAAAAATACGGAAGAATCATTAACATAGGGTCGATTCACTCAACCGTGTCAATGAAAGGATTACCTGTCACAGCTTATTGTGCAACAAAGGGCGGAGTATTAATGCTTACTAAGGCTTTGGCAACTGAATGGGCAAAAGAAGGCATTACGGTTAATGCAATCGGACCCGGATATTTTGCGCTTGGAATGGCCGAAGGAGTTGTTGCTGATCCGGAATTTGCGAAAATCATTGAATATATGTCTCCGATGGGACGTGCAGGAAGGTCCGGAGAGCTCGATACGACAGTTATTTACTTAGCATCCGATGCGTCGACATTTATCACAGGTCAGATAATTACAGTTGACGGCGGCTGGACTGCACTTTAA
- a CDS encoding 30S ribosomal protein S15, which produces MAKMHTKRKGKSSSTRPIRTEPPEWCKISADEVTTIILDLWKQGVSTAEIGMTLRDRYGVPDAKLITGKKITNILKENNVAPNVPEDLTNLIVKALRLRKHLSINKKDIHNKRSLNLTESKIRRLVKYYKQEKVLPKDWFYKPETAEMMITR; this is translated from the coding sequence ATGGCAAAAATGCATACCAAAAGAAAAGGCAAGTCCTCTTCCACCAGGCCCATCAGAACTGAGCCGCCTGAGTGGTGCAAGATCAGCGCAGACGAAGTTACTACAATTATTCTCGATCTCTGGAAGCAGGGAGTCTCCACAGCCGAAATTGGAATGACTTTAAGGGACCGCTACGGTGTCCCAGATGCCAAGCTTATCACAGGCAAGAAAATCACAAATATTCTTAAGGAGAACAATGTTGCTCCAAATGTCCCTGAAGACCTTACCAATCTGATTGTAAAGGCTCTCAGACTCAGAAAGCACCTTTCTATTAACAAGAAAGATATCCATAACAAACGTTCCCTTAACCTTACCGAATCCAAGATTAGAAGGCTTGTTAAGTACTACAAGCAGGAAAAGGTACTTCCGAAAGATTGGTTCTACAAGCCTGAAACTGCAGAGATGATGATTACCAGGTAA
- a CDS encoding ABC transporter ATP-binding protein: MILSVEELEFLYRNRKVLHEIAFSIDEGEIVAILGPNGVGKTTLLKCLNRILRPKGGAVHLDGNNLFDLGTMEIARLVGYVPQRVETGRLTAFDAVLLGRRPHIKWDVTEKDLRIVDSVFRLLSMEKLRLAYIDEMSGGELQKVAIARSLVQEPKVLLLDEPTSSLDLRNQVEILAIIRQIVLEHGIAAVMTMHDLNQALRYADRFILLKGGKVHAHGGAEVITPQVIEEVYGLPVVIGEIAGMRCVVPGNPEVALVNNL, translated from the coding sequence ATGATTCTATCTGTAGAAGAACTTGAATTCCTATATCGAAACCGTAAAGTCCTTCACGAAATTGCTTTTTCTATTGATGAAGGAGAAATTGTAGCGATACTTGGACCCAATGGAGTTGGCAAAACTACACTTTTAAAATGCCTTAATAGGATTCTCCGTCCTAAAGGAGGAGCAGTTCATCTTGATGGGAATAACCTTTTTGACCTTGGAACAATGGAAATTGCACGCCTTGTAGGATATGTTCCCCAGAGGGTGGAAACCGGAAGGTTGACCGCTTTTGATGCAGTCCTGCTCGGAAGACGGCCCCATATCAAATGGGATGTAACCGAAAAAGATCTTCGAATAGTCGATTCTGTCTTCAGGCTGCTCTCAATGGAAAAACTGCGCCTGGCTTATATCGACGAAATGAGCGGGGGGGAACTCCAGAAAGTCGCGATCGCTCGTTCCCTCGTACAGGAGCCAAAAGTCCTCCTCCTTGACGAACCCACAAGCAGCCTTGATCTGAGAAATCAGGTTGAGATCCTTGCCATTATCAGGCAGATTGTCCTTGAACACGGGATTGCAGCCGTTATGACCATGCACGACCTTAACCAGGCTCTCAGGTACGCAGACAGGTTTATTCTCCTGAAGGGTGGAAAGGTTCATGCACACGGAGGAGCTGAAGTGATTACACCTCAGGTAATCGAGGAGGTATACGGCTTGCCAGTAGTTATCGGAGAGATTGCAGGTATGCGGTGCGTGGTTCCCGGAAATCCTGAAGTGGCACTTGTAAATAACCTGTAA
- a CDS encoding FecCD family ABC transporter permease: MHFASGAVPEDYLAYVRRKYFWIMGGLLLLFFMLVYSISVGAVEIPFYKVIQTLLGQEPVTKSDENIWRIVWNIRLPQALAAIVAGAGLSVAGVVMQSILRNPIASPFTLGVSNAGAFGAAVSVVVLGTGKVQSTVADAIIINNPYMTTMVAFLFCLLATGVILLISKIRGTSPEVMVLAGVALSSLFTAGTMFLQYFADDTQLAAVVFWTFGDVGRVNWLELEIMTGVVLLAILFFIVNSWNYNAIDAGDETAKGLGVNVERIRLTGMVIAALVSAVIVAFLGVIGFVGLICPHMVRRVIGDDQKYLIPGSTLFGGILLLVSDTAARLIISPYVLPVSVLTAFMGAPAFIYLLLRGYKR; the protein is encoded by the coding sequence GTGCATTTTGCCAGTGGAGCAGTTCCGGAAGATTATCTCGCATATGTGCGCAGAAAATACTTCTGGATCATGGGGGGGCTACTGCTCCTCTTCTTTATGCTTGTTTACTCAATCTCGGTAGGAGCGGTAGAGATCCCTTTTTATAAAGTGATACAGACATTATTAGGTCAGGAACCTGTAACCAAATCTGATGAAAACATATGGAGGATTGTCTGGAATATCCGGCTCCCTCAAGCTCTGGCTGCAATAGTTGCAGGAGCTGGACTTTCAGTTGCAGGGGTTGTGATGCAATCCATCCTGCGTAATCCGATCGCGTCTCCATTTACGCTTGGCGTTTCAAATGCCGGCGCTTTCGGAGCTGCAGTGTCTGTGGTAGTTCTGGGCACCGGCAAGGTGCAATCCACAGTTGCAGACGCTATCATAATCAATAACCCTTACATGACGACAATGGTAGCTTTCCTCTTTTGCCTCCTTGCAACCGGAGTGATCCTGTTAATCTCGAAAATCCGGGGAACTTCACCCGAGGTAATGGTGCTTGCAGGAGTTGCACTTTCGTCTCTCTTCACCGCAGGCACGATGTTTCTCCAGTACTTTGCTGATGATACTCAACTTGCAGCAGTCGTATTCTGGACTTTTGGAGATGTAGGTAGGGTGAACTGGCTGGAACTTGAGATAATGACAGGCGTTGTGCTGCTTGCAATCCTATTCTTCATTGTCAACAGCTGGAACTACAATGCCATAGACGCAGGTGATGAGACCGCAAAAGGTCTTGGTGTCAATGTGGAAAGGATAAGGTTAACAGGCATGGTAATCGCAGCCCTGGTCTCAGCAGTGATTGTTGCTTTCCTTGGGGTTATTGGGTTTGTAGGGCTTATCTGTCCTCATATGGTTAGAAGAGTAATAGGAGACGACCAGAAATACCTGATACCCGGTTCCACCCTATTTGGAGGAATCCTGCTTCTGGTGTCGGATACCGCAGCCAGGCTTATAATATCACCATACGTGCTTCCTGTCTCTGTCCTTACGGCTTTCATGGGAGCACCTGCTTTCATTTACTTACTTCTCAGGGGGTACAAACGATGA
- a CDS encoding iron ABC transporter substrate-binding protein has translation MKVGHGIKLNKIILVGILIAALVISSGCAEDSTSADNSEVPAPAEASGVADADEGVESAELTLTDGFGRKVTIPGNAERLVCSGSGCLRYLVYLQAEDYVVGVDSMEKKVNEIEGRPYFLANPQLKDYPLIGEFRGKDDPEKLIEVNPQIILKSSTIGQASAQAAAEADTLQSKTGIPVISFPYGSLNNEEQKAEMYSSLRIMGEAVGKQERAEEVIAYIEATMQDLESRTADIPESERKTVYVGGVSMSGAHGIVSTEPAYAPFLWVNADNVAAGMGTEHADIAKEALVGWDPEYIFIDVGTLQLGNEGAIGELKSDASLTGLSAVKNGKVYGVIPYNFYSTNYESVLANAYFIGKVLYPDRFEDVDPEAKADEIYTFFVGKPVFSDLNEQYDNLGFKQISL, from the coding sequence ATGAAAGTAGGCCACGGTATTAAATTAAATAAAATTATTCTAGTTGGAATACTCATTGCTGCCCTAGTTATTAGTTCGGGATGTGCTGAGGATTCTACTTCGGCTGATAATTCGGAAGTACCGGCTCCAGCGGAAGCTTCAGGAGTTGCAGATGCCGATGAAGGAGTTGAATCAGCAGAGCTTACACTCACGGATGGTTTCGGTAGGAAAGTCACAATACCCGGGAATGCCGAGAGGCTTGTTTGCTCGGGATCCGGCTGTCTGCGCTACCTTGTATACCTCCAGGCTGAGGATTATGTAGTAGGAGTCGATAGCATGGAGAAAAAGGTAAACGAGATTGAAGGCCGCCCCTATTTCCTTGCAAACCCGCAACTTAAAGATTATCCGCTTATTGGTGAGTTCAGAGGCAAGGATGATCCTGAGAAGCTCATTGAGGTTAACCCCCAGATTATCTTGAAAAGCAGCACAATTGGCCAGGCATCGGCACAGGCTGCTGCTGAAGCTGACACCCTTCAGAGTAAAACCGGTATCCCTGTTATCTCATTCCCTTACGGGTCTTTGAACAATGAGGAGCAAAAAGCCGAAATGTATAGTTCTCTCAGGATTATGGGCGAGGCTGTAGGCAAACAGGAGAGAGCAGAAGAGGTAATTGCTTATATCGAGGCTACCATGCAGGATCTTGAAAGCAGGACTGCGGACATTCCAGAATCCGAAAGAAAGACGGTCTATGTTGGTGGGGTAAGTATGTCAGGAGCTCACGGAATAGTCTCCACAGAACCGGCTTACGCGCCGTTCCTCTGGGTAAATGCAGATAATGTTGCAGCCGGCATGGGCACAGAACATGCGGATATTGCTAAAGAAGCTCTCGTAGGCTGGGATCCAGAGTATATATTTATTGATGTCGGTACCCTCCAGCTCGGTAATGAAGGCGCAATTGGAGAACTCAAGAGTGATGCGTCCCTTACAGGGCTTTCGGCAGTAAAGAACGGCAAAGTGTATGGAGTAATCCCCTATAACTTCTATAGCACCAACTATGAGTCCGTGCTGGCAAACGCTTATTTTATTGGAAAAGTGCTCTATCCGGACAGGTTTGAAGATGTCGATCCTGAGGCAAAGGCTGACGAGATATATACTTTCTTTGTTGGCAAACCCGTGTTCTCGGACCTTAACGAACAGTACGACAATCTAGGGTTCAAACAGATTTCACTATGA
- a CDS encoding FtsZ/tubulin family protein, with translation MLNILIIGNGQCGNRILDSINRHALGGGKSCGRLARFYSRQRFKSRVETLALNTAVNDLKEMKFTKARDRIHIEHLHGVGANRNIGKQVFEDKKERIMRQIEERGSFDIAFLITSASGGTGSSFTPLLVKEMKNRYNYPVYCLVVLPFREEGTLYLQNTAFSIREIRQSGADGMILADNQYLKNIGGSIQEAYNGINDMIAERILFLLDALDSEMMMVTDLGDFKSVMSGGAGLATMGFFKSDRETSIKTAIQSTLSPAGLLFSTDVYKEASRAMVIIKGDRKYLNVDDISDEIEKLSRAIGHVFKGIIVRSGEFPQVLSVLTLESAHEMEKLYSVAIQAIQQEKEKKQRVEKEAELDKTFSMIEGLEPEY, from the coding sequence TTGCTTAATATACTGATAATAGGAAATGGGCAGTGTGGGAACAGAATTCTTGATTCTATTAACCGGCATGCTCTGGGAGGGGGGAAAAGCTGCGGCAGGCTTGCCAGGTTTTATTCCAGGCAGAGATTTAAGAGTCGTGTTGAAACTCTTGCATTGAACACCGCAGTTAACGATCTCAAGGAAATGAAATTTACGAAAGCAAGGGATAGAATCCATATCGAGCACCTGCATGGGGTTGGTGCAAACCGGAATATCGGGAAACAGGTTTTTGAGGATAAAAAAGAGAGAATAATGCGGCAGATCGAGGAAAGGGGCAGTTTTGATATTGCTTTCTTGATAACCTCGGCATCGGGGGGGACAGGTTCTTCTTTTACTCCTCTGCTCGTAAAAGAAATGAAAAATCGGTATAACTATCCTGTTTATTGCCTTGTTGTGCTTCCTTTCAGGGAGGAAGGAACGCTTTATCTGCAGAACACCGCTTTTTCAATCCGGGAAATCCGCCAGAGCGGAGCAGATGGAATGATCCTTGCAGATAACCAGTACCTTAAAAACATCGGAGGAAGCATTCAGGAAGCCTATAATGGCATTAACGACATGATTGCCGAACGCATTCTTTTCCTGCTCGATGCCCTTGATAGTGAAATGATGATGGTAACTGACCTCGGGGATTTTAAATCTGTTATGAGTGGGGGGGCAGGTCTTGCAACAATGGGTTTTTTCAAATCTGACAGGGAAACATCCATAAAAACTGCAATCCAGAGTACCCTCTCTCCAGCTGGGCTTCTCTTTTCCACAGATGTGTATAAGGAAGCAAGCCGTGCAATGGTCATCATAAAAGGCGACCGCAAGTACCTGAACGTAGATGATATCTCAGATGAAATCGAAAAACTATCCAGAGCCATAGGGCATGTTTTTAAGGGAATAATCGTACGCAGTGGAGAGTTTCCCCAGGTTCTGTCCGTACTCACTCTGGAGTCAGCTCATGAGATGGAAAAACTGTATAGTGTAGCCATCCAGGCGATTCAACAGGAAAAGGAGAAAAAGCAGAGGGTAGAAAAAGAAGCCGAACTGGACAAAACTTTCTCCATGATCGAAGGACTGGAACCTGAATACTGA
- a CDS encoding BatD family protein: protein MKLKKIHMTLLLAFFILLESGSTASAKTAVYEGNIKEGQAYQLNNYIIEFTDIFPEANTASYYVYEKDREVKDGLLGVNKSADFSFEKKGKVEMRLKSVHGGRVATVVIMLSNYNPGDLYINKLLENGRSEAVFAGDPEVVITKSIDKSKIKLGETVTVTVKAKNTGNDTANNVTFMDPKQEHFVLEETVYEVSSTIPKMEYGESVPETLVYIYKLKATDAGTFDLKAVNASYTNSAGQIYQTSSNMPSITVSEGNKLHANVEARMNVDSLSVERNEKIVSNVILRNTGNAPAQAVRVDILLPENFEYVEGEEGIESVGGTPRIYIETLEPNNDKEFTYTLKAKEVGTYNINSKLSYEYNNGIETQNQKVSNNSTTLNIYVKEGKFDFLIKNPLYIVVSTIILAAVSIHIYKKHKEYRY, encoded by the coding sequence GTGAAACTGAAAAAGATCCATATGACTTTGTTACTTGCGTTTTTCATTCTGCTGGAATCTGGCAGCACAGCATCGGCAAAAACTGCAGTATATGAAGGTAACATTAAGGAAGGGCAGGCATACCAGCTTAATAATTACATAATCGAATTTACTGATATTTTTCCGGAAGCCAATACAGCCTCATACTATGTGTATGAGAAAGATAGAGAAGTAAAGGACGGCTTGCTGGGTGTAAACAAGTCTGCCGATTTTAGTTTTGAGAAAAAAGGCAAAGTCGAGATGCGCCTTAAGTCGGTGCATGGTGGGAGAGTTGCCACGGTTGTGATCATGCTGTCAAACTACAATCCGGGAGACCTTTATATAAACAAACTTCTTGAAAATGGGCGATCAGAAGCAGTTTTTGCAGGTGATCCTGAGGTCGTGATAACAAAAAGCATAGATAAATCGAAAATCAAACTCGGGGAAACTGTAACTGTTACGGTAAAGGCAAAGAATACCGGAAATGATACTGCAAATAACGTCACGTTTATGGACCCGAAGCAGGAACACTTTGTCCTTGAAGAGACCGTATATGAAGTCTCAAGTACGATTCCTAAAATGGAATATGGGGAATCAGTCCCTGAAACGCTAGTTTATATATATAAATTAAAGGCAACCGATGCGGGAACTTTTGACCTCAAAGCTGTTAATGCGAGCTACACCAACAGTGCCGGGCAGATCTACCAGACGTCTTCTAACATGCCTTCCATAACCGTGAGTGAAGGAAACAAATTGCATGCAAATGTGGAAGCCAGAATGAACGTTGACAGCTTATCCGTAGAAAGGAATGAAAAAATAGTCTCGAACGTTATCCTGAGAAACACAGGCAATGCTCCTGCACAGGCTGTCCGGGTTGATATCCTTCTTCCAGAAAACTTTGAATATGTGGAAGGGGAAGAAGGCATCGAGTCCGTCGGCGGAACCCCCAGGATATACATTGAGACCCTGGAACCAAATAATGATAAAGAATTCACATACACTTTAAAGGCAAAAGAAGTGGGAACCTATAACATCAATTCCAAGCTTTCTTATGAATATAATAACGGCATAGAGACACAGAATCAAAAGGTGAGTAATAATTCAACCACGCTGAATATTTATGTGAAAGAAGGAAAGTTCGATTTTCTCATTAAAAATCCGCTGTATATTGTAGTTTCTACCATTATTCTGGCAGCTGTGAGTATCCATATATATAAAAAGCATAAAGAATATCGATATTAG
- the nadC gene encoding carboxylating nicotinate-nucleotide diphosphorylase, which yields MLIKEVERFIEEDLGYDDVSCTIVPDRPVKAIIFTKEACVIAGIKEAESILCYLGVQAETTLKDGDHVNESDMIFRLKGGAVSILRAERLALNFLGHLSGIATLTRACVDIVRRHSETTRVACTRKTTPGIRKFEKLAVAAGGGDTHRFNLSDSVMIKDNHVKLMGIEAAIDAAKKTSFIRKIEVEVESAEDAVLAAKLGADIIMLDNMQPEAVRETLEILKEKGLRDSVIVEASGGISQENLEDYAKTGVDVISMGSLIHKSRWIDLSLEIIS from the coding sequence ATGCTTATTAAAGAAGTTGAAAGATTTATAGAAGAAGATCTGGGATACGATGATGTTTCGTGCACTATTGTACCTGACAGACCTGTAAAAGCCATTATTTTCACAAAAGAAGCCTGTGTTATTGCCGGAATTAAAGAAGCCGAATCAATTCTTTGCTATCTTGGAGTTCAGGCTGAGACGACGCTTAAAGATGGAGACCATGTCAATGAAAGCGATATGATTTTCAGGCTAAAGGGAGGAGCTGTATCCATCCTTAGAGCAGAAAGGCTTGCCCTGAATTTCCTCGGTCACCTCAGCGGGATTGCAACCCTTACCCGAGCATGTGTGGATATAGTAAGAAGGCATTCTGAGACCACAAGGGTGGCATGCACCAGAAAAACCACTCCAGGCATAAGGAAATTCGAAAAACTGGCTGTGGCTGCGGGCGGAGGAGACACCCACAGGTTCAACCTTTCGGATTCGGTTATGATTAAGGATAACCATGTCAAACTGATGGGAATAGAAGCTGCGATTGATGCTGCGAAAAAAACCAGCTTCATCCGAAAAATAGAAGTTGAGGTGGAGTCTGCAGAAGATGCTGTGCTCGCTGCAAAACTCGGAGCTGATATTATAATGCTGGATAACATGCAACCCGAAGCCGTCAGGGAAACACTGGAAATCCTTAAAGAAAAAGGGCTTAGAGACTCGGTTATTGTGGAAGCATCCGGAGGGATTTCCCAGGAAAACCTTGAAGATTATGCAAAAACAGGAGTGGATGTAATATCTATGGGTTCTCTTATCCATAAATCAAGATGGATAGATCTCAGCCTGGAAATAATAAGTTAA
- a CDS encoding aspartate dehydrogenase — protein MLKIGIIGCGFIGRQICRAIDSGAFNAELYALFDSSQSKALELAASLKRCSPAYMRIEELLQSVDLVIESASQNAVRLIVPQALEAGCDVMVLSVGALADEELREKLFRLAEQNNCKLYFPSGAIVGIDGINSASASEISSVTLTTRKPPLNLAGAPHIEALGIELEKIEKETLLFEGPASEAVKAFPANVNVAATISLAGIGFDRTKVKVIADPSLSRNVHEITVEGKFGKFFTRVENVPSPENPKTSYLAALSAISTLKKILNPVQIGT, from the coding sequence ATGCTGAAAATAGGAATTATTGGTTGTGGATTTATTGGCAGACAGATTTGCAGAGCTATTGATAGTGGGGCTTTTAATGCGGAGCTGTATGCTCTTTTTGACTCTTCTCAGAGCAAAGCCCTTGAACTTGCAGCCTCCCTGAAAAGGTGCAGCCCTGCATATATGAGAATTGAGGAGTTACTGCAAAGCGTAGACCTTGTTATAGAAAGCGCCTCTCAAAACGCTGTCAGACTCATAGTACCTCAGGCTCTTGAAGCAGGGTGTGATGTAATGGTACTCAGTGTGGGTGCGCTTGCGGATGAAGAGCTCCGGGAAAAACTCTTCAGGCTTGCAGAACAGAACAATTGCAAGCTGTATTTCCCTTCAGGAGCAATCGTCGGTATAGATGGAATAAATTCCGCCTCAGCTTCCGAAATTTCCTCAGTTACCCTTACTACCCGAAAACCGCCTCTGAATCTTGCAGGAGCCCCACACATTGAAGCCCTTGGAATTGAGCTTGAGAAGATCGAAAAAGAAACCCTGCTTTTCGAAGGGCCTGCTTCAGAAGCGGTCAAAGCCTTCCCTGCAAACGTAAATGTTGCAGCTACGATAAGCCTTGCAGGTATAGGCTTTGACCGGACGAAAGTAAAAGTAATAGCCGACCCTTCCCTTTCCAGAAATGTGCATGAGATAACCGTAGAAGGCAAATTCGGCAAATTTTTCACCAGAGTCGAGAATGTTCCCTCCCCTGAGAACCCGAAAACAAGTTACCTTGCAGCCCTCTCTGCAATCTCAACCCTGAAGAAAATCCTGAACCCGGTCCAGATAGGAACCTGA
- the nadA gene encoding quinolinate synthase NadA: protein MQQAELIERIKELKLKRNAVILAHYYARPEVQDIADFVGDSLGLSQEAVRQTADIIVFCGVHFMGESAAILCPDKTVLLPEIDATCPMADMVDIEGLRREKEKHPNALVVCYVNSSAAIKAESYICCTSANAVEVVNSLDVDEIVFVPDKNLAAYVEARTDKKIIPWEGHCPTHHQILREDVLRMKEKHPEAKFIAHPECRPEVLELADHIASTRGMIMYAKNSPAKEFIIGTECGLLHGLYKAAPEKKYYCISEFACCPSMKMINLEKVLISLEKIQHMVTVPYDIRTRAKKALDRMLAVKIR from the coding sequence ATGCAGCAAGCAGAGCTTATTGAAAGGATCAAAGAACTCAAATTAAAACGAAATGCAGTTATTCTTGCTCATTACTATGCCCGTCCTGAGGTTCAGGATATTGCAGATTTTGTTGGAGACTCTCTTGGTCTGAGCCAGGAGGCTGTCCGTCAGACTGCTGATATTATTGTTTTTTGCGGTGTTCATTTCATGGGAGAAAGCGCTGCAATTCTCTGTCCTGACAAAACTGTCCTTTTGCCGGAAATCGATGCCACCTGCCCTATGGCAGACATGGTGGATATTGAAGGTCTCAGGCGAGAAAAGGAAAAGCATCCCAATGCCCTGGTTGTCTGCTATGTTAATAGTTCGGCTGCCATCAAGGCTGAATCTTACATCTGCTGTACATCGGCCAATGCCGTTGAGGTGGTAAATTCACTGGATGTCGATGAAATTGTCTTTGTGCCTGATAAAAACCTGGCTGCCTACGTTGAAGCCAGGACTGACAAAAAAATCATTCCCTGGGAAGGACACTGCCCCACTCACCACCAGATCCTGAGAGAGGATGTCCTGAGAATGAAGGAAAAGCATCCTGAAGCTAAGTTTATTGCACATCCCGAGTGCCGCCCTGAGGTTCTGGAGCTTGCAGACCACATAGCAAGCACGCGGGGGATGATTATGTATGCAAAGAACTCTCCTGCAAAAGAGTTTATTATAGGTACGGAATGTGGACTTCTCCACGGTCTCTATAAAGCAGCCCCGGAAAAGAAATATTATTGCATTTCCGAATTCGCCTGCTGCCCGAGCATGAAAATGATCAATCTTGAGAAAGTCCTGATCTCCCTTGAGAAAATCCAGCATATGGTGACCGTTCCCTATGACATCAGGACCAGGGCAAAAAAAGCACTTGACCGTATGCTTGCAGTAAAAATCCGATAA